The genomic window GTAGGGCTATCTGCAATTTATTCCTTAAAAGTTGTTTCTTTGAATACATCTTAAGCTGTAGCTTTATCCTGAGTATTAAGGAATACTTTTAAAGCTTTTTCAATTTCAGATAGATCAACAATAGTATTTTTACAGGGGCCTTCTGGTCTGGCGTTTGGTATGCCGATTACAGGAATTTTATCCAGTACATCCTGCATACCGCTTAAAAGATCCCGTTCGCATGCAACTCCTATAATTGCTTTTGGCCTTTTTTCGTAAATAAGTTCCCTGGCCCTGGACCCTCCGGAAACAATAAAGACCGGAACATTCAAGGATTTTGTGAGAGCTTTTATCTTATCAATATACTCTTTTCTGAGGCATCTCGGAAGAAGAATCATTAATTTTTCAGGTTTCACTTTTCTTGCAGATGATGTTATTAATGTATTGACAACTTTGACAAATGAATGCCCTATGCGGTCACGTGATATTCCTATATTCTTTGCAAGTTCTAAAACAATAGGAATCGTAAATGTAAGAGTAAATTCTTTTTTGCCGAGTTTTAAGACAAGGTGTTTTTCAAATATAATTGAAAATACAATCAATAAAAACCAGATGCCGAATAGCGACCAGATCAGGAAAAAAAGCACTCCTGCAATAAGAGGTGCAGAAGAATGGATCTGCTGCAGACGGGGGGAGATAAGGTACCAGAAAATGAAAAGGCCAAGGCCTGTGATAAAGAGTGCGAGAAGGAGAAGCCCTATGTATAGCCGTTTTCCCGTATTGATATTTTTATTTCCGGATAAATCTCCTGTCCATCCAAGCCATTCATCGCCGAGTTTTCTGTCTTTTGTTTTAATAATATTTTTATGATGTTTTTCCATTAATTCCTCAAGAAGATTTCAATATCTTTCGGAATAAATTTAGCATATAATTATCAATAAAACAAGCGGTTTTAATCGAAAATACGTATTCTCTGAAGGCCGTATTGGCTCAAAAATAAAGTGCCACTGGCAGATATGGAATCCGCCCCTACCAGTATTTCCACAATGGCGTGAAAATGATTTGACATAAGTATATATTTATGTAATTTTGTGCCACGTTTTGGTTCGAAGCACGGATAAATAAAAGTCAGCTTTAGCTGAATGTGACTCAACGTTAAGTATATGAAAAGTAATCGATTTCGAAGCACTTGTTTTCCAATTTATAACAAAGTTCAATAGGACTTAAATGCTCTATTTTACTAGTGATTCGGCAATT from bacterium includes these protein-coding regions:
- a CDS encoding DUF116 domain-containing protein, which translates into the protein MEKHHKNIIKTKDRKLGDEWLGWTGDLSGNKNINTGKRLYIGLLLLALFITGLGLFIFWYLISPRLQQIHSSAPLIAGVLFFLIWSLFGIWFLLIVFSIIFEKHLVLKLGKKEFTLTFTIPIVLELAKNIGISRDRIGHSFVKVVNTLITSSARKVKPEKLMILLPRCLRKEYIDKIKALTKSLNVPVFIVSGGSRARELIYEKRPKAIIGVACERDLLSGMQDVLDKIPVIGIPNARPEGPCKNTIVDLSEIEKALKVFLNTQDKATA